Within Astyanax mexicanus isolate ESR-SI-001 chromosome 2, AstMex3_surface, whole genome shotgun sequence, the genomic segment aaacaaatacaaaatacacatggatttactgaaaacaggactgaggaaactggggaaaacatggagcactgacagacaataaacgtacaaggatcgacaccggggaaatggaacacggaccttaaatagaggtgcacacacacaggaaacaggaaacacctgggacgaaggggcggagctacaaatgaacacaggtgagtggaaaaacactgggaatgaaacacagacctgagaataacacagacatgagaagcagacagacaaaagacctgacagcaTGCAcggaccaacagttttttttgtatgatttcatgtttttaatgatagttcctaagtttttattggaaacattaaacaatctgcttgaatattacaaaacatgtaaatagcagttaaagaatAGCAATGAAAAgttaataatgaactgtaaatctattaaaatacagtttatagtcacctatatgaccataacaaaaaaaaaatggatcatagaaacctataccacttgttcttgaaaatgttttatggggtggtctgaacaaatactgcctgaaagctccaaattattatgtggaataatagttcattaaaaacatttaatttatgatttgttgtacttttttacatcaaataattaaaagtaactatgtaacatttgttcaaagtacatttttagatttttaggtgggtacttttacttttacttgatcAGAATTTTAGCAatgtaaaggtacttttacttaattacaatttttcagtactttttccctGCTAAAAAGTAGGCGGcttataaaaattattaaaatctaaaatctagacgagtctaaaagagtctaaaaacaagTATAAATCGACCCCTTtggactagaattagcccttatccggaggtctgggggatGTCAATACTGCACATGTGGAAGACGTCGGAAAAAAGACAACAGTCTTCACTTTCAGCAGACCAAAATTGGACATGCAAAAATGACCTAGCAAAGATATTGTTTCAACAAGTCTTTGTTTAGTGGGTTGTGTGAAcagatttaataaatattttcacTGCCCATATTTTTAACCCattttaaaactcttaaaatgtacattttaagtcGAAAAAGAGTTTTTTTCCTAATCACATTTTGACTCACTATTATTACTCACTGTTGCTCACCTGACAACAGAGCGCAGCAGCTCATAGACTTTCTCCAGCGGTGCTGTGGTCCTCAAGGGCCGGTGGAACTCCAGGGCTTGGCAGGCTGCTAGCAACTCTATGGCAAGGACTGTGTGCAAAATGTGTGAAAGTTAAGTAAATGCTAAATTAAAAAATGACTAAAAGTAGTACTAATACTACTGATTTAGCAGTCTCTACTCGTAGTGTACCTTGCTCCACATGCTCAACCACTCTCAGGGCTTTCCTGGCTGCCCAGCCACCCATAGACACGTGGTCCTCCGAGGCAGCACTGGTGGATATGGAGTCCACAGAGGCCGGGTGGCACAGCGCCTTATTCTCAGACACTACAGCAGGGTGAAGAGAAAGAATTTACATTTATCTTTTGTTCTGTGTTCTTTCAGAGGTATCAAAGGTGACTGGCCCATCTTACCACCACTGTAACCCCTTCTAAATTACTTAATTaactaataataaccaaatatGGCAAAGGAACTGGGGTTCCCTGAGTAAATGAAAAGAAAGTAGTCAAAACAGGCTTTAAATTATGCTTTTAAACATATTtctgttttagcgatctataggtgagtaGTCAACCGTGCACTGTCTGTGCAGCCTcaattagggcatgtcagtgtgtctttgctatcagaaTGTTGTGAAGGTACATGAGCCATAAaaggttgatgtgtgtgtgtgtgtaatcagtgGGAGTTTACAGTGTGTCtgcgttgctaagatagcaatgaacgcctgatggttgactgttgtaatcagtcagtggtgagCCTGTGGTtaccgttgccaagatagcaatatgccagaaatttacctgaacacacctgactcCCAGACCAACACATACATTGACACaatcactgttgctatttaaacaatgcaggcacgTGAAAAATAGACTGTAGGCGGAGTGTAAGATATCAATGAGTATCTGTAGTATAGGACCCAAAGGGACAGAGTaataataaaaacggtaattttTACGGTAATTTTTTAGACAGTTATAAATAGTGACATTAGTGGTCATCACAGTGATCATCAATGTtgtgaaaatagctaaatgtgtGCAGTGCTGTTCTGAAAGGATGTGTTTTATCACCCAGGGCAGCTGCAGTACAGTGGGCCACCATAAAGCCTGAGTTGAGGCCACCATCTTTCACCAGAAAGGCAGGAAGTTCACTGAGTGAGGGATTACACAGCCGCTCAATACGCCGCTCGCTAATGCTCGCTAGCTCATGCACTCCAATAGACAGGAAATCCAGAGCCTGTGGGGAGAAGGAGGAGCACTTGTTGTTAGTGGGGATTTTGACATAAAattttatactgaattacattttaACTAGTCTAAACTTAAGAATTTCTAAGTGGATCATGCAGCTGATTTAAGGGGCATGtcctgtgtgtttggtatcgtgatGGTGCAAACAATATACCTTCCacagctcaaaatgcgcaaaaggaattaactaattctcttaattaatcatgggtgtgttttgggcgtaacgtgaaataaaccattcTTCACTGTTgtctgttgtctaggttcatttcagtcagtggagcacctgtgttttccaccacaaAAATAACAacatggcagaaatttacctgaacactcattaacctcactttcagaccacggccatcagtgtagatatatttatacAACTCTCACACTATTTTAACGATGCAGGAGCAAAGtgtaaaaaatagactgttgacgtggtgtaagatagcaatgagcattgtgacacagCTTGTGCAGGGTGTATTATAAGGCCCTTACTGTTATGAGAAGCACATCATGTGGCAAAACACAATTTACACTGCGTTTCTTATTTTTTAGGAGCCTCTTTAGATATAATCAGTTCTTTATAAAGCTATTGACTTTCGATTGTaggtggaaaagcactaaaaaTCCCATTCGACTTATAAATAAAGAAGTCAAAAAGGGGGATCTGGAGTTATACCCACTTGTGAATTCCCAAATAAccatttaaataatgtatttaaatattaaattgtcactgtcctatgaaaaacaagtTCAGTATCTCCAAAAAAGAtctctttacaggagagagaaaaaaccttctaaacttttaatggaagtcaatgtaaaactagtttacttcaggtaattttgaagtatttctattgatccgttcattaagaaagtttggcacagtgtaaggaacagtttctgtgttcaaattatgtcgtaaactaaaaatcaacaaaaatgcagATACTTGTTTAAATATAGAACGGTATCAAGCCAACAAGCCAACActtaagaatcttttttttttagagtgcagcCCAGTACCAAGCTCAAACTGCGTCCAGGGCATCAATCAAATGTGGAAGAGTTTTTAATGCTAACTAACTCGTACCTTGGCAGGATATTCTCCATGAAAGTTTCCTCCCGAAAGAGTGACTCCTCGCTCAGCAAATACCAACTGATAACACAgagatgaagagatttatctgatTACAGGAGATATATACAGAATGTACTGTCAGGATAAACATGTCTGGATTCATTTTATTCAATGTAAaactctaaaataatataaactgaTTAAATCACAGATtgtgtagatatatatttagCTATGTCATAATGTCATGCATGAAGAGCAACTGGAGGAGGATACTGGATTATCTGTTCCGCTGTTCAGCTCAGTGTTGAGGATTTTCTTCACAAAAGCAATGGTGTCCACGGCCACTCCGTGCACCTATGTAAAAGATGGTAGAAACTGCAGAtaattctttttttgttatttaaggtTTTGTTGGTGTTAAATTAATTGCAATGTACAGgaaattagcaaaaaaatatatatatatttgttgctAGCACACCAACGTGAATGAGCACATaagttattataattataattattaaaaagagtctgtataataaagaaataaaacaatcaatacaAAAGTATAAGAAATGTTGTAGAGCTATGTGTcaatcatatatttaaatattcgaCTACCTTGTTCcacattttataatataatttagatTGTGGGTTAAAAGAatgacactttaaaaaataaaacatttttctatTATATAGTTTTCCATACAGTTAAAGCAGGTGGCCGTGGCTCTTTCCATGAAAGTAAAATCGTTTTTTGGCCATTAATGCAGAATATAAAATCATTTTAGCTACTATTTTGCTATGTTCACATACAGAAGTGTCACATAAAAGCATTAGTCTTGGTGAAAGTGGTATATTAACATTTGTGTACCTGAGGGCAGCATCGAAGTGTATAAGCATCCTGAACACGATCATATGGTTTATCTTCTAAAGGAACATAAGAACAATATTTTGATTAggaacacaatatacacaaaataaaatgctttgcGTAATCACACGTTTAAAAATAGTAGTGACATGCATTTATCTAGATTACCATTTAATTGAAATATGCTTTTAATGGGTACTTTAGAAGATATTAAAGCAGTTATGTAGTTATCTAGGAAATTATTTATCTAGGAAATATTAACCAGTTGGTACTTGCTGTAATTAATTGCATAAGCTGTAATGAAAGCTATGGGTTACCAGAAAATCTTAAAGGGCCAATAAACCCCCTGATCTTTGCTGATTacactctcagctcaaatttaaaaaaggttaaaaaataatgggaggagtagtttcaaaggagcactggatgatgtatgggtttaggggtggggcaggagggagagctgattggctgagctgtagcagcagcagtgtgcctctgatgaGACACAGATTGTTGGACATCAGCAGGGTGGCggtattattgatattattgattgactgatctccatattgtgatgtgtctgcgtactaAAGTACACGGACTCATCATTCACGCCTATAGCACAATTAACTCtgtgagggtgctgcagaggcagaaattaccataataaaagcactatttcagctattaatgaaaaaatatatggtttagggtttagtggctctttaataatgtattaatattaatataaatattaatgattTATCTGTACAATATTAAGTTTACTAAAATTCTTAGTTAATTATTTCCACATTATATCAACTTATCAATAGCTTTTTCTGCACTACCTAATGCAGGAAAACAGACCTGGCAATGAAAAAGCACTATATTACGCTGTTTAATGTGTGCTCTACTCACAGCAACAGACCAAGCCTCCATCTCAGGGGTCCTACCTGCGATTTCGGATGGGAAGATGTCAGAGTGGAGAAGGGAACGGAAGTGCTGGGCTACCACAGTCTGCCCAGGGTGAGGCCTCACTGCATGAACATCTGAAACAGAACAGGAAATATGCTACTGCTGAAAAGAATTCCAAAGTATTATGGTTCATGAACagacacacacgcatgcacatgCACGACAGGGGCCTTTTCCATTGTGGAAAGAGTAAGTATTCTTCCATGGCTTCACAGATGTCTGTTTTAGAgtttcagacctcacataatgcaaagaaaacaagttcatattcataagtattcataagttttaagagtttagaaatcaatatttggtagaataaccctgggttttaattacagttttcatgcatcttggcatcatgttctcctccaccagtcttacacactgcttttgggtaacatTATGCctgcacttctggtgcaaaaattcaagcagttcagtttggtttgatggtttgtgatcatccatcttcctcttgattatattccagaggtttttaatttggtaaaatcaaagaaacccatcatttttaagtggtctcttttatttccagagctgtatgtaataacTTTTCTTTTTGTAATGAACTTCAAAAAATGTCTCCGcggtgccaagtggtccagctgtctacagcgcaggttcgaacccccgctcatgcagctttgccatcaagctgccggcgctcagagggagcacatttggccctgctccctccgggtgggtagatggcgctctctccccacattactcctagggtgatgtccgcagctgatgtatcagaaccgagccgttGCACtttcctccatcagcagcagctcgaaaagaagcggtggctggtttcacatgtatcggaggaagcatgtgttagtgttCGCCCTCCTGgtatgttggggcattactagtgatagggggagtcctaatgagtggattgggtaattggccatgtaaattggggagaaaatgggaaaaatttgaactaaaattatgaaaaataaaaaaaaatgtctccgAGCCGAAATATGAGCATGCACAAATTAACACAACCTATATTTGTCTTTACCTTTGTCAAAGGCTTTATTGGTTCCCCTCAGAACTTCGAGTGTAAGTGCAGCAATAACATCAGCCTGTCGGGCAACAGCCTCCGCTCTCTCTACTGCCTCAGCACCCAGTGCTGACATCATCTGAGTCCCGTTAATCAGAGCAATGCCCTGAAATGTAGTTTCACACCATCACTAACATCATTAAACTGACTaattatagaaaatatataaatggtAAAACTACCAAAAATTTCCCAGCAGTTTGAGTGAGTGGTTTGAGTACCTCTTTGGGTTTCAGTGAGATGGGGGTCAGGCCATGAGCCTCCAGCACCTTCACAAGAGAACAAAAAGAACAATGATGGTAATTGGTGGTATAATTTTGACTTGGGTTAGAAATGTATGAGAAGGTGCATTTTGGGAAACTGAGTCTTACAGTGCTTGATTCAGTCCAACCAGTGAGTGGAGACCACATGCGGCCTTCTCCCATTAGCCCCAGTGCGAGGTGAGCCAGGGGGGAAAGGTCTCCACTCGCTCCCACTGTCCCCTTCTCAGGAACCCAGGACAGACAGGActctccagaacacacagaaacacagtgatATATCAAGACATCACACATTTAACAGATATCACCATAATGTCAATGCCCCAAGAAGAACCAGATTAATTTACTGTGAGACGAAATAGAGCAGATTTCAAtgttacattcattttatttaatattttttatagtgtttttattcCTGATTTTTTTCCCTTTGGGGAAAGAGCATATTAAGCATCTATAAATTGTATTAATCAGCAATTGTAATAATTTTTCCATTGATTCATTCATTGTGAaatgttcatatattgtatacAAATTATATAAGCCATTATTTTCCAAAAACAGctgtatgtaattacatttaaaaggTTTTGATAAGACtgtgagtttagtctgttgccatatGCAGCTTCTTATCTATTGGCCTCTGTCagaatcgatttgcatactgggtgtatccaacagtttctgattaacactcaccatcagtgtgtagtcattcccccaggctaccttagatAAACTTGTTGATCATATATTATGAATAACTTGGTCAtagcttggtctctgtgttgtaggctataagaacaagcaTAATTTTCttagctgcagtaactctgtgttggctgtatgCTCTATATTGTTCCGTCTATAACATTTCATATATTCATCTAATTTTCTATAAGTATTTGGAAattgtattttacttaaattaaatcaaatggaagattaaatacaaatctattttattcacctCACAATAACATTTAAAGTAGGATTATTATGCAAAGTAATTGATATGacaaaaacaattaataaatgaAACTAAGTAAATGTCAGTAAACATTATCGATAATTAAAAATCTTAAGCTCTGCACTTGGAAAAGATCAAATTTGCTATAAGGTGCTCAGACAAATTCCAATCTGTTTGGGAACCCTTTCTATCATACTTTAATGGCCCACAAGAGCTCCCACAGGCATCGCAATAAATTAAAAAGATTCGATGGACTTCGTCTTACAATTTGAGAACACTAAAAGGCACACTTTGTTGATCACAAAGACCTCTGAAGGCAGATTGAGctatttatttgctgttttaatttgtttattttgtcatCTACCTATGTCTACCAAACACAAAACTAAGGTCTACTGAAGGTACGGTTTCtgataatttattgttattattatcattatttttgggTCCAGTCTGGGAGGGGGGTGGGGTTTTTTGAgtgcggggaaaaaaaaaaaaaaaaaaaaaaaaaaaaaacgaaaaatctTTTGTAAACATACTGACAATGTACTGTTTGTATATCTGATTTTTCAATAAAAAGATCTATAAAAAAATCTTAAGCTAATAGGTTTTCCTCAAATAATTAAactaaattcaacttatccaggcttacagtgtactcGTGCCTGAATAATAAAGTGAGATAATTAAAAACAAGGCACTCTTGTGCCAAATCTACCATTGAAGGCTGCCACCATTTTCTGTAGAGTCTCCAGGGAAACGCCACTGTGACCTTTGGCTAGTGTGTTAATCCTGAGAGCAAGCAGCATCCGTGTTCTCTCTGGGCTCAAGGGGGGTCCAacgcctgaacacacacacacaaaaaaatagatatattaaaatgtaaaatgtacctTTTTTAAAGCTGGAGTGAAAAAAATAACAGCTCTTACTGAGCAAGTGAAACATTGATCTCACTGTCAATCATTTTATATCAAACAGGCCATACTTGCCAGCACTGTGGGAGCGGACCAGATTTTCCTGCAGctccctgaacacacacacacacacacacacacatacacacacacacacacacacacacacacacacacacacaaagttacCACactaaaaaagttcatattcagatCAGATACATCACACAGAGTTAATATTCAACTTACTTGAGTTGATCTTTTCTCACCACAGTCCCAGCAAACTTCCCAAAGCCTGTGTTAACACCATAAACAACTAAAACAGAAAcatgaaaacacattaaatatcaatttaaatactctatatatacaataaaaaatgcaaaactgTTTAAGCATGTCAGCACATCTATGCCACAAaggtgaaaaatacagtaagactatgtagggctgcacaatatatcattttgcATGACAATCTACCAGATTAGCGATTATATCTAGCCAATGTCACATATTGTATTACTAACATGATTATATGTTGGATTACTGACATCTAGTAAAACATTCTGTGAAAATATCTGTATTTTCTAATAACAGTATgatagctgtccaatgaaaaacaagtatctctaaaacagcaactttacaaaagaaagaaaaaaaattgacactttcaatgcaagtcaatgtaattgtaagtttatttcaggtcatttttaagcatttcaatTGGTTTGTTCATCCAAaaattttgtcacagtgtaagggacagtttttcttttcaaatatgttgtaaattaaaaaatgtacaaaaatggagaaacttgtttttcattggtcagCGATGATATACAGTATGTCACAGAACAACTAAATATCACAATGTCATTTTTcccccaatatcatgcagcctgAGCACTATGTGAATTAAGCAGTTTTACAtaatgcaacatgaatgtgatcATCCTTTAACTATATACTGTACTGAATTCCTGAactagaataaaataaacaataaacaaacctGGAATATAAGAGATGGTTTAATTTTTCCAGAATTAAATGTTAT encodes:
- the LOC103047391 gene encoding histidine ammonia-lyase isoform X3, with amino-acid sequence MQRVSVRIGEEQLMVLMVPCPDRFQTLRWLGVEALRRCAETRPGEGLSSEEEFVIRSRADGRLLDLEESISSALDDGDSIELYIHGDTWKQSDSLSLSGSAKIRQNQSNHQEEYIYLDGNSLTTVDLFSLGKGLIKIKLNSEAEKRVSRARDVIEKIISDNTVVYGVNTGFGKFAGTVVRKDQLKELQENLVRSHSAGVGPPLSPERTRMLLALRINTLAKGHSGVSLETLQKMVAAFNESCLSWVPEKGTVGASGDLSPLAHLALGLMGEGRMWSPLTGWTESSTVLEAHGLTPISLKPKEGIALINGTQMMSALGAEAVERAEAVARQADVIAALTLEVLRGTNKAFDKDVHAVRPHPGQTVVAQHFRSLLHSDIFPSEIADKPYDRVQDAYTLRCCPQVHGVAVDTIAFVKKILNTELNSGTDNPLVFAERGVTLSGGNFHGEYPAKALDFLSIGVHELASISERRIERLCNPSLSELPAFLVKDGGLNSGFMVAHCTAAALVSENKALCHPASVDSISTSAASEDHVSMGGWAARKALRVVEHVEQVLAIELLAACQALEFHRPLRTTAPLEKVYELLRSVVRPWDKDRVMSSDIEAAHKLLLEEKVWEAVWSYIKKYKKSHHEHLSSAV
- the LOC103047391 gene encoding histidine ammonia-lyase isoform X4, which translates into the protein MQRVSVRIGEEQLMVLMVPCPDRFQTLRWLGVEALRRCAETRPGEGLSSEEEFVIRSRADGRLLDLEESISSALDDGDSIELYIHGDTWKQSDSLSLSGSAKIRQNQSNHQEEYIYLDGNSLTTVDLFSLGKGLIKIKLNSEAEKRVSRARDVIEKIISDNTVVYGVNTGFGKFAGTVVRKDQLKELQENLVRSHSAGVGPPLSPERTRMLLALRINTLAKGHSGVSLETLQKMVAAFNESCLSWVPEKGTVGASGDLSPLAHLALGLMGEGRMWSPLTGWTESSTVLEAHGLTPISLKPKEGIALINGTQMMSALGAEAVERAEAVARQADVIAALTLEVLRGTNKAFDKDVHAVRPHPGQTVVAQHFRSLLHSDIFPSEIAEDKPYDRVQDAYTLRCCPQVHGVAVDTIAFVKKILNTELNSGTDNPLVFAERGVTLSGGNFHGEYPAKALDFLSIGVHELASISERRIERLCNPSLSELPAFLVKDGGLNSGFMVAHCTAAALVSENKALCHPASVDSISTSAASEDHVSMGGWAARKALRVVEHVEQVLAIELLAACQALEFHRPLRTTAPLEKVYELLRSVVSSAPSSQVFPVSCVCAPLFKAMGQRPCHEL
- the LOC103047391 gene encoding histidine ammonia-lyase isoform X1 → MQRVSVRIGEEQLMVLMVPCPDRFQTLRWLGVEALRRCAETRPGEGLSSEEEFVIRSRADGRLLDLEESISSALDDGDSIELYIHGDTWKQSDSLSLSGSAKIRQNQSNHQEEYIYLDGNSLTTVDLFSLGKGLIKIKLNSEAEKRVSRARDVIEKIISDNTVVYGVNTGFGKFAGTVVRKDQLKELQENLVRSHSAGVGPPLSPERTRMLLALRINTLAKGHSGVSLETLQKMVAAFNESCLSWVPEKGTVGASGDLSPLAHLALGLMGEGRMWSPLTGWTESSTVLEAHGLTPISLKPKEGIALINGTQMMSALGAEAVERAEAVARQADVIAALTLEVLRGTNKAFDKDVHAVRPHPGQTVVAQHFRSLLHSDIFPSEIAEDKPYDRVQDAYTLRCCPQVHGVAVDTIAFVKKILNTELNSGTDNPLVFAERGVTLSGGNFHGEYPAKALDFLSIGVHELASISERRIERLCNPSLSELPAFLVKDGGLNSGFMVAHCTAAALVSENKALCHPASVDSISTSAASEDHVSMGGWAARKALRVVEHVEQVLAIELLAACQALEFHRPLRTTAPLEKVYELLRSVVRPWDKDRVMSSDIEAAHKLLLEEKVWEAVWSYIKKYKKSHHEHLSSAV
- the LOC103047391 gene encoding histidine ammonia-lyase isoform X6, whose product is MLLALRINTLAKGHSGVSLETLQKMVAAFNESCLSWVPEKGTVGASGDLSPLAHLALGLMGEGRMWSPLTGWTESSTVLEAHGLTPISLKPKEGIALINGTQMMSALGAEAVERAEAVARQADVIAALTLEVLRGTNKAFDKDVHAVRPHPGQTVVAQHFRSLLHSDIFPSEIAEDKPYDRVQDAYTLRCCPQVHGVAVDTIAFVKKILNTELNSGTDNPLVFAERGVTLSGGNFHGEYPAKALDFLSIGVHELASISERRIERLCNPSLSELPAFLVKDGGLNSGFMVAHCTAAALVSENKALCHPASVDSISTSAASEDHVSMGGWAARKALRVVEHVEQVLAIELLAACQALEFHRPLRTTAPLEKVYELLRSVVRPWDKDRVMSSDIEAAHKLLLEEKVWEAVWSYIKKYKKSHHEHLSSAV
- the LOC103047391 gene encoding histidine ammonia-lyase isoform X5, coding for MQRVSVRIGEEQLMVLMVPCPDRFQTLRWLGVEALRRCAETRPGEGLSSEEEFVIRSRADGRLLDLEESISSALDDGDSIELYIHGDTWKQSDSLSLSGSAKIRQNQSNHQEEYIYLDGNSLTTVDLFSLGKGLIKIKLNSEAEKRVSRARDVIEKIISDNTVVYGVNTGFGKFAGTVVRKDQLKELQENLVRSHSAGVGPPLSPERTRMLLALRINTLAKGHSGVSLETLQKMVAAFNESCLSWVPEKGTVGASGDLSPLAHLALGLMGEGRMWSPLTGWTESSTVLEAHGLTPISLKPKEGIALINGTQMMSALGAEAVERAEAVARQADVIAALTLEVLRGTNKAFDKDVHAVRPHPGQTVVAQHFRSLLHSDIFPSEIAEDKPYDRVQDAYTLRCCPQVHGVAVDTIAFVKKILNTELNSGTDNPLVFAERGVTLSGGNFHGEYPAKALDFLSIGVHELASISERRIERLCNPSLSELPAFLVKDGGLNSGFMVAHCTAAALVSENKALCHPASVDSISTSAASEDHVSMGGWAARKALRVVEHVEQVLAIELLAACQALEFHRPLRTTAPLEKVYELLRSVVRPQMN
- the LOC103047391 gene encoding histidine ammonia-lyase isoform X2, producing MQRVSVRIGEEQLMVLMVPCPDRFQTLRWLGVEALRRCAETRPGEGLSSEEEFVIRSRADGRLLDLEESISSALDDGDSIELYIHGDTWKQSDSLSLSGSAKIQNQSNHQEEYIYLDGNSLTTVDLFSLGKGLIKIKLNSEAEKRVSRARDVIEKIISDNTVVYGVNTGFGKFAGTVVRKDQLKELQENLVRSHSAGVGPPLSPERTRMLLALRINTLAKGHSGVSLETLQKMVAAFNESCLSWVPEKGTVGASGDLSPLAHLALGLMGEGRMWSPLTGWTESSTVLEAHGLTPISLKPKEGIALINGTQMMSALGAEAVERAEAVARQADVIAALTLEVLRGTNKAFDKDVHAVRPHPGQTVVAQHFRSLLHSDIFPSEIAEDKPYDRVQDAYTLRCCPQVHGVAVDTIAFVKKILNTELNSGTDNPLVFAERGVTLSGGNFHGEYPAKALDFLSIGVHELASISERRIERLCNPSLSELPAFLVKDGGLNSGFMVAHCTAAALVSENKALCHPASVDSISTSAASEDHVSMGGWAARKALRVVEHVEQVLAIELLAACQALEFHRPLRTTAPLEKVYELLRSVVRPWDKDRVMSSDIEAAHKLLLEEKVWEAVWSYIKKYKKSHHEHLSSAV